One window from the genome of Solea solea chromosome 13, fSolSol10.1, whole genome shotgun sequence encodes:
- the map7d1a gene encoding MAP7 domain-containing protein 1a isoform X5 yields the protein MNKRQESEATGAQMEENTEPGAASPHSYLEINPTRPEPEGESSPLNTDNCQRMESPAKKDAGRRLTTPRKSDIIARSPGSPASPASPAHRSKQDIMKSEERQKLAKERREEKARYLAAKKTQWLEKEEKARQLREQQLEERRRKLEEQRIKTERRRSALEERQKQKLEKNKERYEAAIHRSTKKTWAEIRQQRWSWAGALSQNSSQKEARSTALSPWESSIVDRLMTPTLSFLARSRSAASVLSNSKDGQSPLCPRSASASPLSVCAHQPHHRCSDRWRVTSSTPDITQRQGRRSSTPLDKNKKEKRDKERENEKEKSALSKDKVLKKRQSLPSMRHRPDPSPSPLSRQRPSSPATPKGRTASPSPAASPKPPSTRGSPSTPKARPKRARTPARTSSPVPLERLREPRRPVTPEGRKGSPVAPAIVLSSAAASPRASSSAVTTTVTSSSPEPVHSAPSVPAVSPAPSPSAKPMAGTNNPEEAARILAEKRRQAREQREREEQERREQEEKERVLREERIAREAEERQRREEEARAMAEEQKRRDEAQRLQEEKEAEERAKAEQEENLRLQKQKEEAEAKAREEAEKQRLEREKHFQKEEQERLERKRRLDEIMKRTRKTDGGEKKETKSSPLAHVNDKEAESSKASADNQPKPEVNVSNNKLENGQTAVRESSPSAPVVNGVQPTRHENGLSTKEDTAHFEDIIHLTNHGITTNGTRDKSETSITAEPILTFDSEESFMKKAGPMKPQHVAEVL from the exons ATGAACAAAAGGCAGGAAAGCGAGGCTACTGGCGCCCAAATggaagaaaacacagagccagGAGCTGCAT CTCCCCACTCATATCTGGAAATAAACCCCACAAGGCCTGAACCAGAGGGGGAGAGCAGCCCCCTGAACACAGACAACTGCCAGAGAATGGAGTCTCCAGCTAAGAAGGACGCAGGCCGAAGACTGACTACCCCCAGGAAATCTGACATCATCGCTCGATCGCCTGGATCGCCTGCATCACCTGCATCACCTGCCCACAGGTCCAAACAAG ACATCATGAAGTCAGAGGAGAGGCAGAAACTCGCCAAGGAGCGGAGGGAGGAAAAGGCCAGATATCTGG CCGCCAAAAAGACCCAATGgctggagaaagaggagaaggcaCGGCAGTTGAgggagcagcagctggaggagcgCCGCAGGAAGCTCGAGGAGCAGCGGATCAAGACGGAAAGGCGGCGATCTGCCTTAGAGGAGAGGCAGAAGCAGAAACTGGAGAAGAATAAA GAACGCTATGAGGCGGCCATCCACAGGTCAACTAAGAAGACGTGGGCAGAGATCCGCCAACAGAGATGGTCATGGGCTGGTGCACTGAGCCAGAACTCCAGCCAGAAAGAGG CCCGTAGCACCGCACTGAGTCCATGGGAGAGCAGCATTGTCGACCGGCTGATGACACCGACGCTGTCTTTCCTGGCCAGAAGCCGCAGTGCCGCCAGCGTTCTCAGCAACAGCAAAGACGGCC AGTCTCCTCTGTGCCCACGTTCGGCCTCTGCCAGTCCCCTCTCCGTCTGCGCCCACCAACCACACCACCGGTGCTCCGACCGCTGGAGGGTGACGTCCAGCACACCAGACATAACCCAGCGCCAAGGCAGGCGTAGCTCCACACCG CTggataaaaacaagaaagaaaaaagagacaaagaacgGGAGAATGAGAAGGAGAAGAGTGCCCTCAGTAAAGACAAGGTGCTGAAGAAGAGACAGTCTCTACCCAGTATGAGACACAGACCTGATCCAAG TCCCAGTCCTTTATCAAGACAACGGCCATCATCCCCAGCCACACCCAAGGGGAGAACCGCCTCCCCCAGCCCAGCTGCCTCCCCAAAACCACCGTCTACACGTGGAAGTCCGTCGACTCCTAAGGCCCGGCCCAAAAGAGCCAGGACCCCTGCAAGAACCTCGTCCCCCGTTCCTCTGGAGAGACTGAGGGAGCCTCGCAGGCCCGTCACCCCTGAGGGGAGAAAGG GTTCCCCCGTGGCTCCTGCTATAGTATTATCCTCAGCTGCTGCCTCACCCCGTGCGTCCAGCTCAGCAGTGACAACCACAGTCACTTCCTCCTCACCTGAGCCGGTCCACTCCGCTCCTTCTGTTCCCGCAGTGTCACCAGCGCCCTCTCCGTCTGCCAAACCCATGGCAGGCACCAACAACCCCGAGGAGGCCGCGCGCATCCTGGCAGAGAAACGCCGGCAGGCCCGAGAGCAGAGGGAGCGGGAGGAGCAAGAGCGGcgtgagcaggaggagaaggagag GGTCCTGAGAGAGGAGCGAATAGCgagggaggcagaggagaggcaacgcagggaggaggaggcccGTGCTATGGCGGAGGAGCAGAAGAGGAGAGATGAAGCCCAGCGGCtacaagaggagaaggaggctgAGGAGAGAGCCAAAGCTGAGCAAGAGGAGAACCTACGCCTGCAGAAACAG AAGGAAGAGGCCGAGGCTAAAGCACGGGAGGAGGCGGAGAAGCAGCGTCTGGAGAGGGAGAAGCACTTCcagaaggaggagcaggaaaggCTGGAGAGGAAAAGG CGTCTGGATGAGATCATGAAGAGGACAcgcaagacagatggaggcgaGAAG aaagagacaaagtcCTCCCCACTGGCACATGTCAATGACAAAGAAGCAGAAAGCAGCAAAG CATCTGCTGACAACCAGCCAAAGCCAGAGGTCAATGTGTCCAATAACAAGCTAGAAAATGGACAAACTGCCGTCAGAGAAAG CAGCCCGTCAGCACCAGTGGTCAACGGGGTTCAGCCTACGAGACACGAAAATGGCCTGTCCACTAAAGAAGACACTGCCCACTTTGAAGACATCATCCATCTCACCAATCATGGCATCACCACGAACGGAACACGGGACAAGTCAGAGACCAGCATTACCGCGGAGCCCATACTCACGTTTGACAGCGAGGAGTCGTTCATGAAGAAGGCCGGACCCATGAAGCCGCAGCATGTTGCAG
- the map7d1a gene encoding MAP7 domain-containing protein 1a isoform X2, producing the protein MNKRQESEATGAQMEENTEPGAASPHSYLEINPTRPEPEGESSPLNTDNCQRMESPAKKDAGRRLTTPRKSDIIARSPGSPASPASPAHRSKQDIMKSEERQKLAKERREEKARYLAAKKTQWLEKEEKARQLREQQLEERRRKLEEQRIKTERRRSALEERQKQKLEKNKERYEAAIHRSTKKTWAEIRQQRWSWAGALSQNSSQKEGRCSVSTVNLPKHVDSVINKRLSKSSATLWNSPSRKFGSGHGMLDMLCMLRVRVLFCSVLWLVYSRSTALSPWESSIVDRLMTPTLSFLARSRSAASVLSNSKDGQSPLCPRSASASPLSVCAHQPHHRCSDRWRVTSSTPDITQRQGRRSSTPLDKNKKEKRDKERENEKEKSALSKDKVLKKRQSLPSMRHRPDPSPSPLSRQRPSSPATPKGRTASPSPAASPKPPSTRGSPSTPKARPKRARTPARTSSPVPLERLREPRRPVTPEGRKGSPVAPAIVLSSAAASPRASSSAVTTTVTSSSPEPVHSAPSVPAVSPAPSPSAKPMAGTNNPEEAARILAEKRRQAREQREREEQERREQEEKERVLREERIAREAEERQRREEEARAMAEEQKRRDEAQRLQEEKEAEERAKAEQEENLRLQKQKEEAEAKAREEAEKQRLEREKHFQKEEQERLERKRRLDEIMKRTRKTDGGEKKETKSSPLAHVNDKEAESSKASADNQPKPEVNVSNNKLENGQTAVRESSPSAPVVNGVQPTRHENGLSTKEDTAHFEDIIHLTNHGITTNGTRDKSETSITAEPILTFDSEESFMKKAGPMKPQHVAEVL; encoded by the exons ATGAACAAAAGGCAGGAAAGCGAGGCTACTGGCGCCCAAATggaagaaaacacagagccagGAGCTGCAT CTCCCCACTCATATCTGGAAATAAACCCCACAAGGCCTGAACCAGAGGGGGAGAGCAGCCCCCTGAACACAGACAACTGCCAGAGAATGGAGTCTCCAGCTAAGAAGGACGCAGGCCGAAGACTGACTACCCCCAGGAAATCTGACATCATCGCTCGATCGCCTGGATCGCCTGCATCACCTGCATCACCTGCCCACAGGTCCAAACAAG ACATCATGAAGTCAGAGGAGAGGCAGAAACTCGCCAAGGAGCGGAGGGAGGAAAAGGCCAGATATCTGG CCGCCAAAAAGACCCAATGgctggagaaagaggagaaggcaCGGCAGTTGAgggagcagcagctggaggagcgCCGCAGGAAGCTCGAGGAGCAGCGGATCAAGACGGAAAGGCGGCGATCTGCCTTAGAGGAGAGGCAGAAGCAGAAACTGGAGAAGAATAAA GAACGCTATGAGGCGGCCATCCACAGGTCAACTAAGAAGACGTGGGCAGAGATCCGCCAACAGAGATGGTCATGGGCTGGTGCACTGAGCCAGAACTCCAGCCAGAAAGAGG GCAGATGCTCTGTGTCAACGGTCAACCTCCCCAAACACGTGGACTCTGTTATAAACAAGCGTCTCTCCAAGTCTTCCGCCACGCTCTGGAACTCCCCCAGCAGAA AGTTTGGGTCGGGGCATGGCATGTTGGACATGCTCTGCATGCTCCGTGTTCGTGTGTTGTTCTGTTCCGTCCTTTGGTTGGTTTATT CCCGTAGCACCGCACTGAGTCCATGGGAGAGCAGCATTGTCGACCGGCTGATGACACCGACGCTGTCTTTCCTGGCCAGAAGCCGCAGTGCCGCCAGCGTTCTCAGCAACAGCAAAGACGGCC AGTCTCCTCTGTGCCCACGTTCGGCCTCTGCCAGTCCCCTCTCCGTCTGCGCCCACCAACCACACCACCGGTGCTCCGACCGCTGGAGGGTGACGTCCAGCACACCAGACATAACCCAGCGCCAAGGCAGGCGTAGCTCCACACCG CTggataaaaacaagaaagaaaaaagagacaaagaacgGGAGAATGAGAAGGAGAAGAGTGCCCTCAGTAAAGACAAGGTGCTGAAGAAGAGACAGTCTCTACCCAGTATGAGACACAGACCTGATCCAAG TCCCAGTCCTTTATCAAGACAACGGCCATCATCCCCAGCCACACCCAAGGGGAGAACCGCCTCCCCCAGCCCAGCTGCCTCCCCAAAACCACCGTCTACACGTGGAAGTCCGTCGACTCCTAAGGCCCGGCCCAAAAGAGCCAGGACCCCTGCAAGAACCTCGTCCCCCGTTCCTCTGGAGAGACTGAGGGAGCCTCGCAGGCCCGTCACCCCTGAGGGGAGAAAGG GTTCCCCCGTGGCTCCTGCTATAGTATTATCCTCAGCTGCTGCCTCACCCCGTGCGTCCAGCTCAGCAGTGACAACCACAGTCACTTCCTCCTCACCTGAGCCGGTCCACTCCGCTCCTTCTGTTCCCGCAGTGTCACCAGCGCCCTCTCCGTCTGCCAAACCCATGGCAGGCACCAACAACCCCGAGGAGGCCGCGCGCATCCTGGCAGAGAAACGCCGGCAGGCCCGAGAGCAGAGGGAGCGGGAGGAGCAAGAGCGGcgtgagcaggaggagaaggagag GGTCCTGAGAGAGGAGCGAATAGCgagggaggcagaggagaggcaacgcagggaggaggaggcccGTGCTATGGCGGAGGAGCAGAAGAGGAGAGATGAAGCCCAGCGGCtacaagaggagaaggaggctgAGGAGAGAGCCAAAGCTGAGCAAGAGGAGAACCTACGCCTGCAGAAACAG AAGGAAGAGGCCGAGGCTAAAGCACGGGAGGAGGCGGAGAAGCAGCGTCTGGAGAGGGAGAAGCACTTCcagaaggaggagcaggaaaggCTGGAGAGGAAAAGG CGTCTGGATGAGATCATGAAGAGGACAcgcaagacagatggaggcgaGAAG aaagagacaaagtcCTCCCCACTGGCACATGTCAATGACAAAGAAGCAGAAAGCAGCAAAG CATCTGCTGACAACCAGCCAAAGCCAGAGGTCAATGTGTCCAATAACAAGCTAGAAAATGGACAAACTGCCGTCAGAGAAAG CAGCCCGTCAGCACCAGTGGTCAACGGGGTTCAGCCTACGAGACACGAAAATGGCCTGTCCACTAAAGAAGACACTGCCCACTTTGAAGACATCATCCATCTCACCAATCATGGCATCACCACGAACGGAACACGGGACAAGTCAGAGACCAGCATTACCGCGGAGCCCATACTCACGTTTGACAGCGAGGAGTCGTTCATGAAGAAGGCCGGACCCATGAAGCCGCAGCATGTTGCAG
- the map7d1a gene encoding MAP7 domain-containing protein 1a isoform X4, which translates to MNKRQESEATGAQMEENTEPGAASPHSYLEINPTRPEPEGESSPLNTDNCQRMESPAKKDAGRRLTTPRKSDIIARSPGSPASPASPAHRSKQDIMKSEERQKLAKERREEKARYLEELSKLQAAKKTQWLEKEEKARQLREQQLEERRRKLEEQRIKTERRRSALEERQKQKLEKNKERYEAAIHRSTKKTWAEIRQQRWSWAGALSQNSSQKEARSTALSPWESSIVDRLMTPTLSFLARSRSAASVLSNSKDGQSPLCPRSASASPLSVCAHQPHHRCSDRWRVTSSTPDITQRQGRRSSTPLDKNKKEKRDKERENEKEKSALSKDKVLKKRQSLPSMRHRPDPSPSPLSRQRPSSPATPKGRTASPSPAASPKPPSTRGSPSTPKARPKRARTPARTSSPVPLERLREPRRPVTPEGRKGSPVAPAIVLSSAAASPRASSSAVTTTVTSSSPEPVHSAPSVPAVSPAPSPSAKPMAGTNNPEEAARILAEKRRQAREQREREEQERREQEEKERVLREERIAREAEERQRREEEARAMAEEQKRRDEAQRLQEEKEAEERAKAEQEENLRLQKQKEEAEAKAREEAEKQRLEREKHFQKEEQERLERKRRLDEIMKRTRKTDGGEKKETKSSPLAHVNDKEAESSKASADNQPKPEVNVSNNKLENGQTAVRESSPSAPVVNGVQPTRHENGLSTKEDTAHFEDIIHLTNHGITTNGTRDKSETSITAEPILTFDSEESFMKKAGPMKPQHVAEVL; encoded by the exons ATGAACAAAAGGCAGGAAAGCGAGGCTACTGGCGCCCAAATggaagaaaacacagagccagGAGCTGCAT CTCCCCACTCATATCTGGAAATAAACCCCACAAGGCCTGAACCAGAGGGGGAGAGCAGCCCCCTGAACACAGACAACTGCCAGAGAATGGAGTCTCCAGCTAAGAAGGACGCAGGCCGAAGACTGACTACCCCCAGGAAATCTGACATCATCGCTCGATCGCCTGGATCGCCTGCATCACCTGCATCACCTGCCCACAGGTCCAAACAAG ACATCATGAAGTCAGAGGAGAGGCAGAAACTCGCCAAGGAGCGGAGGGAGGAAAAGGCCAGATATCTGG AAGAGCTCAGCAAGTTACAAG CCGCCAAAAAGACCCAATGgctggagaaagaggagaaggcaCGGCAGTTGAgggagcagcagctggaggagcgCCGCAGGAAGCTCGAGGAGCAGCGGATCAAGACGGAAAGGCGGCGATCTGCCTTAGAGGAGAGGCAGAAGCAGAAACTGGAGAAGAATAAA GAACGCTATGAGGCGGCCATCCACAGGTCAACTAAGAAGACGTGGGCAGAGATCCGCCAACAGAGATGGTCATGGGCTGGTGCACTGAGCCAGAACTCCAGCCAGAAAGAGG CCCGTAGCACCGCACTGAGTCCATGGGAGAGCAGCATTGTCGACCGGCTGATGACACCGACGCTGTCTTTCCTGGCCAGAAGCCGCAGTGCCGCCAGCGTTCTCAGCAACAGCAAAGACGGCC AGTCTCCTCTGTGCCCACGTTCGGCCTCTGCCAGTCCCCTCTCCGTCTGCGCCCACCAACCACACCACCGGTGCTCCGACCGCTGGAGGGTGACGTCCAGCACACCAGACATAACCCAGCGCCAAGGCAGGCGTAGCTCCACACCG CTggataaaaacaagaaagaaaaaagagacaaagaacgGGAGAATGAGAAGGAGAAGAGTGCCCTCAGTAAAGACAAGGTGCTGAAGAAGAGACAGTCTCTACCCAGTATGAGACACAGACCTGATCCAAG TCCCAGTCCTTTATCAAGACAACGGCCATCATCCCCAGCCACACCCAAGGGGAGAACCGCCTCCCCCAGCCCAGCTGCCTCCCCAAAACCACCGTCTACACGTGGAAGTCCGTCGACTCCTAAGGCCCGGCCCAAAAGAGCCAGGACCCCTGCAAGAACCTCGTCCCCCGTTCCTCTGGAGAGACTGAGGGAGCCTCGCAGGCCCGTCACCCCTGAGGGGAGAAAGG GTTCCCCCGTGGCTCCTGCTATAGTATTATCCTCAGCTGCTGCCTCACCCCGTGCGTCCAGCTCAGCAGTGACAACCACAGTCACTTCCTCCTCACCTGAGCCGGTCCACTCCGCTCCTTCTGTTCCCGCAGTGTCACCAGCGCCCTCTCCGTCTGCCAAACCCATGGCAGGCACCAACAACCCCGAGGAGGCCGCGCGCATCCTGGCAGAGAAACGCCGGCAGGCCCGAGAGCAGAGGGAGCGGGAGGAGCAAGAGCGGcgtgagcaggaggagaaggagag GGTCCTGAGAGAGGAGCGAATAGCgagggaggcagaggagaggcaacgcagggaggaggaggcccGTGCTATGGCGGAGGAGCAGAAGAGGAGAGATGAAGCCCAGCGGCtacaagaggagaaggaggctgAGGAGAGAGCCAAAGCTGAGCAAGAGGAGAACCTACGCCTGCAGAAACAG AAGGAAGAGGCCGAGGCTAAAGCACGGGAGGAGGCGGAGAAGCAGCGTCTGGAGAGGGAGAAGCACTTCcagaaggaggagcaggaaaggCTGGAGAGGAAAAGG CGTCTGGATGAGATCATGAAGAGGACAcgcaagacagatggaggcgaGAAG aaagagacaaagtcCTCCCCACTGGCACATGTCAATGACAAAGAAGCAGAAAGCAGCAAAG CATCTGCTGACAACCAGCCAAAGCCAGAGGTCAATGTGTCCAATAACAAGCTAGAAAATGGACAAACTGCCGTCAGAGAAAG CAGCCCGTCAGCACCAGTGGTCAACGGGGTTCAGCCTACGAGACACGAAAATGGCCTGTCCACTAAAGAAGACACTGCCCACTTTGAAGACATCATCCATCTCACCAATCATGGCATCACCACGAACGGAACACGGGACAAGTCAGAGACCAGCATTACCGCGGAGCCCATACTCACGTTTGACAGCGAGGAGTCGTTCATGAAGAAGGCCGGACCCATGAAGCCGCAGCATGTTGCAG
- the map7d1a gene encoding MAP7 domain-containing protein 1a isoform X3, whose protein sequence is MNKRQESEATGAQMEENTEPGAASPHSYLEINPTRPEPEGESSPLNTDNCQRMESPAKKDAGRRLTTPRKSDIIARSPGSPASPASPAHRSKQDIMKSEERQKLAKERREEKARYLEELSKLQAAKKTQWLEKEEKARQLREQQLEERRRKLEEQRIKTERRRSALEERQKQKLEKNKERYEAAIHRSTKKTWAEIRQQRWSWAGALSQNSSQKEGRCSVSTVNLPKHVDSVINKRLSKSSATLWNSPSRTRSTALSPWESSIVDRLMTPTLSFLARSRSAASVLSNSKDGQSPLCPRSASASPLSVCAHQPHHRCSDRWRVTSSTPDITQRQGRRSSTPLDKNKKEKRDKERENEKEKSALSKDKVLKKRQSLPSMRHRPDPSPSPLSRQRPSSPATPKGRTASPSPAASPKPPSTRGSPSTPKARPKRARTPARTSSPVPLERLREPRRPVTPEGRKGSPVAPAIVLSSAAASPRASSSAVTTTVTSSSPEPVHSAPSVPAVSPAPSPSAKPMAGTNNPEEAARILAEKRRQAREQREREEQERREQEEKERVLREERIAREAEERQRREEEARAMAEEQKRRDEAQRLQEEKEAEERAKAEQEENLRLQKQKEEAEAKAREEAEKQRLEREKHFQKEEQERLERKRRLDEIMKRTRKTDGGEKKETKSSPLAHVNDKEAESSKASADNQPKPEVNVSNNKLENGQTAVRESSPSAPVVNGVQPTRHENGLSTKEDTAHFEDIIHLTNHGITTNGTRDKSETSITAEPILTFDSEESFMKKAGPMKPQHVAEVL, encoded by the exons ATGAACAAAAGGCAGGAAAGCGAGGCTACTGGCGCCCAAATggaagaaaacacagagccagGAGCTGCAT CTCCCCACTCATATCTGGAAATAAACCCCACAAGGCCTGAACCAGAGGGGGAGAGCAGCCCCCTGAACACAGACAACTGCCAGAGAATGGAGTCTCCAGCTAAGAAGGACGCAGGCCGAAGACTGACTACCCCCAGGAAATCTGACATCATCGCTCGATCGCCTGGATCGCCTGCATCACCTGCATCACCTGCCCACAGGTCCAAACAAG ACATCATGAAGTCAGAGGAGAGGCAGAAACTCGCCAAGGAGCGGAGGGAGGAAAAGGCCAGATATCTGG AAGAGCTCAGCAAGTTACAAG CCGCCAAAAAGACCCAATGgctggagaaagaggagaaggcaCGGCAGTTGAgggagcagcagctggaggagcgCCGCAGGAAGCTCGAGGAGCAGCGGATCAAGACGGAAAGGCGGCGATCTGCCTTAGAGGAGAGGCAGAAGCAGAAACTGGAGAAGAATAAA GAACGCTATGAGGCGGCCATCCACAGGTCAACTAAGAAGACGTGGGCAGAGATCCGCCAACAGAGATGGTCATGGGCTGGTGCACTGAGCCAGAACTCCAGCCAGAAAGAGG GCAGATGCTCTGTGTCAACGGTCAACCTCCCCAAACACGTGGACTCTGTTATAAACAAGCGTCTCTCCAAGTCTTCCGCCACGCTCTGGAACTCCCCCAGCAGAA CCCGTAGCACCGCACTGAGTCCATGGGAGAGCAGCATTGTCGACCGGCTGATGACACCGACGCTGTCTTTCCTGGCCAGAAGCCGCAGTGCCGCCAGCGTTCTCAGCAACAGCAAAGACGGCC AGTCTCCTCTGTGCCCACGTTCGGCCTCTGCCAGTCCCCTCTCCGTCTGCGCCCACCAACCACACCACCGGTGCTCCGACCGCTGGAGGGTGACGTCCAGCACACCAGACATAACCCAGCGCCAAGGCAGGCGTAGCTCCACACCG CTggataaaaacaagaaagaaaaaagagacaaagaacgGGAGAATGAGAAGGAGAAGAGTGCCCTCAGTAAAGACAAGGTGCTGAAGAAGAGACAGTCTCTACCCAGTATGAGACACAGACCTGATCCAAG TCCCAGTCCTTTATCAAGACAACGGCCATCATCCCCAGCCACACCCAAGGGGAGAACCGCCTCCCCCAGCCCAGCTGCCTCCCCAAAACCACCGTCTACACGTGGAAGTCCGTCGACTCCTAAGGCCCGGCCCAAAAGAGCCAGGACCCCTGCAAGAACCTCGTCCCCCGTTCCTCTGGAGAGACTGAGGGAGCCTCGCAGGCCCGTCACCCCTGAGGGGAGAAAGG GTTCCCCCGTGGCTCCTGCTATAGTATTATCCTCAGCTGCTGCCTCACCCCGTGCGTCCAGCTCAGCAGTGACAACCACAGTCACTTCCTCCTCACCTGAGCCGGTCCACTCCGCTCCTTCTGTTCCCGCAGTGTCACCAGCGCCCTCTCCGTCTGCCAAACCCATGGCAGGCACCAACAACCCCGAGGAGGCCGCGCGCATCCTGGCAGAGAAACGCCGGCAGGCCCGAGAGCAGAGGGAGCGGGAGGAGCAAGAGCGGcgtgagcaggaggagaaggagag GGTCCTGAGAGAGGAGCGAATAGCgagggaggcagaggagaggcaacgcagggaggaggaggcccGTGCTATGGCGGAGGAGCAGAAGAGGAGAGATGAAGCCCAGCGGCtacaagaggagaaggaggctgAGGAGAGAGCCAAAGCTGAGCAAGAGGAGAACCTACGCCTGCAGAAACAG AAGGAAGAGGCCGAGGCTAAAGCACGGGAGGAGGCGGAGAAGCAGCGTCTGGAGAGGGAGAAGCACTTCcagaaggaggagcaggaaaggCTGGAGAGGAAAAGG CGTCTGGATGAGATCATGAAGAGGACAcgcaagacagatggaggcgaGAAG aaagagacaaagtcCTCCCCACTGGCACATGTCAATGACAAAGAAGCAGAAAGCAGCAAAG CATCTGCTGACAACCAGCCAAAGCCAGAGGTCAATGTGTCCAATAACAAGCTAGAAAATGGACAAACTGCCGTCAGAGAAAG CAGCCCGTCAGCACCAGTGGTCAACGGGGTTCAGCCTACGAGACACGAAAATGGCCTGTCCACTAAAGAAGACACTGCCCACTTTGAAGACATCATCCATCTCACCAATCATGGCATCACCACGAACGGAACACGGGACAAGTCAGAGACCAGCATTACCGCGGAGCCCATACTCACGTTTGACAGCGAGGAGTCGTTCATGAAGAAGGCCGGACCCATGAAGCCGCAGCATGTTGCAG